The following proteins are co-located in the Apium graveolens cultivar Ventura chromosome 5, ASM990537v1, whole genome shotgun sequence genome:
- the LOC141660450 gene encoding uncharacterized protein LOC141660450 yields MKAVDPERYAMPFGCITVVLGGDFRQILPVITYGDRADIVGACITRSRLWSICQVFLLTENMRLKQGESDSESEELKKFAKWYLSERAILTSTNQTVGHLNSLIVDKLPGESVSYFSVDAAEEFGGTDEDLNEAFPIEYLNSLNVAGMPPHDLKLKVGAVVMLMRNLNQNLGSKHFIPRMELSPSDTKMPFKLVRKQMPLQICYAMTINKSQGQSLKTVGLYLPKSVFTHGQYYVVISRVTSPTGLTIFVDHESGVATNITQNVVYKEVFYGLPKA; encoded by the exons ATGAAAGCTGTTGATCCAGAACGTTACGCCATGCCGTTTGGCTGTATTACCGTAGTTCTGGGTGGTGATTTCCGTCAAATCCTCCCTGTAATTACGTATGGAGATCGTGCTGATATTGTAGGTGCATGTATTACTAGGTCACGGCTGTGGTCCATTTGCCAAGTATTCTTGCTGACAGAAAATATGCGTTTGAAACAAGGTGAGAGTGATAGTGAAAGTGAAGAGCTTAAAAAGTTTGCAAAATGG TACTTGAGCGAGAGAGCTATTTTGACCTCTACCAACCAGACTGTGGGCCACCTCAATTCGCTTATTGTAGACAAGCTCCCTGGAGAATCTGTGTCCTATTTTAGTGTTGATGCTGCAGAGGAATTTGGTGGGACAGATGAGGATCTGAATGAAGCCTTCCCAATAGAGTATTTGAACTCCTTAAATGTTGCTGGGATGCCACCTCATGATCTGAAACTGAAGGTTGGGGCTGTTGTTATGCTAATGCGTAATTTGAACCAAAACCTAG GTTCGAAGCATTTCATTCCACGTATGGAGCTTTCTCCCTCAGATACAAAGATGCCATTCAAATTGGTACGGAAACAAATGCCTTTACAGATATGCTATGCCATGACAATCAACAAATCTCAAGGTCAATCCCTGAAGACAGTTGGGCTATACTTACCCAAGTCAGTGTTCACTCATGGACAGTACTATGTTGTTATTAGTCGAGTAACCTCACCCACTGGCCTCACTATATTTGTTGATCATGAGTCTGGTGTAGCTACAAATATCACCCAGAACGTTGTGTACAAAGAAGTTTTTTACGGCCTTCCAAAAGCTTAG
- the LOC141660451 gene encoding uncharacterized protein LOC141660451: MLDETNQLVGEFRQHRDLYESDEIVELQITLKVIRSESGRECHISSTDEVADIMVGDTEEICGDHDIVVNEKGKGLVRVSYVHPKLMALQYPLLFPHGEDGFHLKIKFQKTADSSCKPRGFLSLKNYYSYVFQIRESDGKKRLWWFCIHQTTLRNKLYNNICRSVSRGDLDSSNIGKGIVLPAGYVGSKRYMQQNFQDALAVCRYIGHPVIFLTMTCNSLWDEIQKMMEYVPGCISRDCPNIISRVFRLKLDQLMVDIKDRKHFGVCIGVMYVVEFQKRGLPHVHMLIWLDADSKKNLKQNVDNFEFMIHGPCGLQNVKSPCMKDLRCIRHFLKKYCARTTFDDSGFPMYMRRMKNITVEIRKAELDNQWVVPYNRDLLVKYQCHMNVEIYCHACSLKYLFKYYLKGHDRATVHVQRKRKRQANETDEGGIDEINAYFDGRYLCGAESAYRIFGFPIHHRSIFVERLQFHLPGDKNCTFHANKALGKVATREKNKFSKLEAFFYLTSVDVNARKYIYDEIPRFYVRGATSFEFLRTVNGVCYSIFDDACKEYGLLDDDKEWHEITNITEIDELLRSVGKSLKKFDQLPQSPRSYLNNGTNNLIIEETSYDTRKIEYETAKLL, encoded by the exons ATGTTAGATGAAACAAATCAATTGGTTGGTGAGTTTAGGCAGCATCGTGATTTGTATGAAAGCGATGAAATAGTTGAGCTGCAGATTACACTGAAAGTTATCAGATCTGAGAGTGGAAGAGAATGTCATATTTCTAGCACTGATGAAGTTGCTGACATTATGGTTGGTGACACTGAAGAAATATGTGGCGACCATGATATAGTTGTTAATGAAAAAGGTAAAGGTTTAGTCCGTGTTTCTTATGTTCATCCGAAGTTGATGGCTTTACAGTACCCTTTACTCTTTCCACACGGAGAAGATGGATTTCACCTAAAGATAAAATTTCAAAAGACTGCTGATAGTTCTTGCAAACCACGTGGCTTTTTGTCTCTGAAGAATTACTACTCATATGTTTTCCAAATTAGAGAGTCTGATGGTAAG AAACGATTATGGTGGTTCTGTATTCACCAAACTACTTTACGGAATAAATTATACAACAATATTTGTAGATCTGTTAGCAGAGGTGATTTGGACAGTTCAAATATCGGTAAAGGTATAGTTCTTCCAGCTGGCTACGTTGGTTCGAAGCGATACATGCAACAAAATTTCCAAGATGCGCTGGCCGTATGCCGTTACATCGGACATCCTGTCATATTCCTGACTATGACCTGTAATTCTCTTTGGGATGAAATTCAGAAGATGATGGAGTATGTGCCTGGTTGTATTTCTCGAGACTGTCCCAACATCATATCAAGGGTGTTTAGGCTAAAACTTGATCAGTTAATGGTAGATATTAAGGACAGAAAACACTTTGGTGTTTGTATTGGAG TTATGTATGTCGTCGAGTTTCAAAAAAGAGGCCTTCCACATGTACATATGTTAATATGGCTTGATGCTGATTCAAAAAAAAACCTCAAACAGAATGTGGATAATTTT GAATTTATGATCCACGGTCCATGTGGTTTGCAAAATGTAAAGTCTCCATGCATGAAAGATTTACGTTGCATACGTCATTTTCTGAAAAA GTACTGTGCTCGAACTACTTTTGATGACAGTGGATTCCCAATGTATATGCGACGCATGAAAAACATTACTGTTGAAATAAGGAAGGCTGAGCTTGACAACCAGTGGGTAGTACCATACAACCGGGATCTTTTAGTTAAGTATCAATGCCATATGAATGTGGAAATATATTGTCATGCATGCAGTCTTAagtatttatttaaatattatttgaaagGCCATGATCGTGCTACGGTTCATGTCCAGAGAAAGAGAAAAAGGCAAGCGAATGAAACTGATGAGGGGGGAATAGATGAGATAAATGCATATTTTGATGGCAGATATTTATGTGGTGCTGAATCAGCCTATAGGATTTTTGGCTTCCCTATCCATCATAGAAGTATATTTGTTGAGAGACTTCAATTTCACTTACCAGGTGACAAAAACTGCACCTTCCATGCCAATAAAGCGCTAGGGAAAGTTGCTACCAGGGAGAAGAACAAGTTCAGTAAACTGGAAGCCTTTTTTTATTTAACCTCTGTTGATGTTAATGCACGAAAGTACATTTATGATGAAATTCCACGGTTTTAT GTACGTGGTGCTACCTCCTTTGAGTTTTTACGTACCGTTAATGGAGTATGTTACAGTATATTTGACGATGCCTGTAAAGAGTATGGTTTACTTGACGATGATAAAGAATGGCATGAA ATAACAAATATTACAGAAATAGATGAGTTGCTCCGGTCAGTTGGTAAATCCTTGAAGAAATTTGATCAGTTGCCTCAATCTCCTCGCAGCTATTTGAACAATGGAACAAACAATTTGATAATTGAAGAGACAAGCTATGACACCAGGAAGATAGAGTATGAAACTGCCAAGCTACTATAG